The Candidatus Bipolaricaulota bacterium DNA segment TACCTCACCGTCTGCAAGCCTCACTCCAGTTGCCCTGCCGCCCGCGATCAGGATCTCCTCCGCACTGCGGCCGCGGATCACTCTCCCGCCGCGATCTTCCAGGAACCGGACCGCGCTTCCGAACACCTGAGAGAGGGGCTGGGTGAACAGGCCCATGTCCGCCCCGTGCGCCCGAAAGAAGCCGTTTGATAACACAAACCAGGCCGCGCGCCCACTCACCGCGTCCGGGAGCGCGTTCAGCGCGGCGACCGCGACCGGGGTCCACAGCCGCGCCACCGCCCGCCGGGATTGGCGATGGCGCGCGAGCCATTCTCCAAACGTCTCCTCCTCGCGCGGGGCCCGCACGAGGAGCGCCGCCCCAGCGCCCGCGGCCCTGACCCGCTCCCCCCACGCTAGCGGACTGTAGGTAAGGAGCGAGGGGAGGAGGTGGAGCGGCCCGGGAAGCGGTGTCGAGTAGACCGCACCCCTGCCGCCGGGATGGCGCATCGGGACGTGCAGCCGCGGTTGGAATCGGACCGCATCGCCCGCTCCGATCAGGTCCAGTAGCGCGATCGCCTCGGTGCAGACGCGCATGAGGATGTGCACGCCGTAGTCGATCTCTTCGTCCATCCGCGAGTAGCGGAACGATGCCGCCCGCCCGCCGAGCCGGGGCGTCCGCTCGATCAGCACGGTCTCGATCCCGGCCTGGGCAAGTCGACAGGCGGCGGAGATCCCGGCCGGGCCGCCGCCGATGATCAGTACCCGCGCCATAGGAACGCTCCTACAAACGTGCGTGCGAGGAGGGAGCCCTTCTCGAACTTCGTGAGCGAAACCCTTCCGGAGAAGACGTCGTAGCCGCGGGCCTCGATCCGATCGAGGATCGCTCCGTACACGCGCCCGAGGAAGAGGGGAAACGGGCGGGCATGGCGGGGGAGGGCCGGGATGAGCTTGAATCCACGCTTGATCAAATCACGGGCCCGCCCCGCCTCGAACGCAAGGAGGTCCCGCATCCGGTCGGACATCGTCCCGGAGAGGATTTCGTCCTCGGTCACCCCAAACCGGGCGAGGTCCTCCTGTGGGAGGTAGATCCGATCGCGGTCGGCGTCTTCCTTCACATCGCGGACGATGTTGGCGACCTGCAGCCCGATCCCAAGGTCGATCCCGCGCGCCCGCGTCTCGTCCGTCACCGGCCCACCGGCGAGCACGGGGAGGACCGCCAGCCCGACCGCGGAGGCGACGCGGTAGCAGTACGCGGACAGCTCGTCGAACGTGGGATAGCGCGACACGGTGAGGTCCATCTCCACTCCGTCGATGATCGCGGCGAGGTCCTGCGGATCGATGGAGAACCGGGCGATCGTGTCGGCGAGGGCGAGGTCGACCCCGGGAGACGGGTTTCCGGAGGCGACAGCGTGCAGCCGGGCCCGCAGCGCGGCGAGCTTGTCCCGCTTTTCGGCCAGTGGTGCGGAGCTGTCGGCGATGTCGTCCGCCTCGCGGCAGAACGCGTAGATCGCGTAGATCGAGCGGCGCTTGTAGGTGGGTAACGTCAGAAACGCGTAGTAGAAGTTGCTCTTGGCCGCGCGAGTGCGGCGGGTGCACTCGCGGTAGGCCGCAGCTAGCTTCGGATCCATCTCTCGTAACGGGGCGAGACCAGGGTGGAGAGGAAGAGCCGCATCTTCTCCCCCTTGCTCAGGACGGGGCGGCGGGACAGGGTGTCGTAGTCCTGGGCCGCGATCTTGTCGAGGATGGCAAGGCCGCCGCGGGAGAAGAGCGCGATGTCGACCCGCAGGTGGCCGGACACGCGGTCGAGGAGCGGGAGCCCATCACGGAAGTAGCCCCGCGCCCGGTCGACCTGGAACCGCACCAGGGCCCGAACCCGCTCGTTTGCGCTCGCTGCTGCGATGTCGGATTCGCTCACCCCGAATCTCTCCATCTCGTCCTGAGGCAGGTAGATCCGGCCCATCTCGTAGTCGCGCCGGATATCCTGCCAGAAGTTGGTGAGCTGGAGCGCGGTGCAGGTGTTGTCCGACAGTCTGAACAGCTCCTCGTCGCGATAGCCGTAGAGCATGAGGAACAACCGGCCGACCGGGTTCGCCGAGTGATCGCAGTAGTGGAGGAGCTCTCCGAAGTTCGCGTACCGGTGCACGCGCTGGTCGATCCGGTTCGCCTCGATCAGCTTGAGGAACGGCACAGCGGGAAGGTCGAACTCCGCGATCGTTTGTTTAAGCGCGATGATCACCGGGTGGCGCGGGGTTCCGGAGTAGGCGCTCTGAAGCTCTTCCTCGAATCGGTCGAGGAGGGCGATCCGGTCCCCGGGGGCCTCGTCGCCGATGTCGTCGACCGTGCGGCAGAACGCGTACACCGCCGCGATGTGGACCCGCATCCGCCGCGGCACCAGAAGCGAGATGAGGGTGAAGTTCTCGTAGTGCTGCCTCGTCAGACGCAGGCAGAGGTCCCGCGCCGCGGCAAGGGACGGCGGACTCTCCGGCAGCTCGATCAGGGTGCGAATGTGCTCGGCTACCATCCCTGCACTTGCACGATGACTTCGCGCTCCCGCGGACGATCGAGCTCGATCAGGAAGATCCGCTGCCAGCGGCCGAGGAGGAGCTCACCAGCAGCCAGAGGGATGATTTCACTCGCTCCCAACAGCAGATGCTGGCAGTGAGCGTGCCCGTTCGGGCATTCGTCCTCGGTCATGTTGGCGGTGCGCACGACGAAGTCGTTGTGCTTGTAGTCCCCGTCCTTGGGTGCAACCCGCTGCAGGAACCGCGCCATGTCACCGAGAAGGAGGGGCTCGTTTTCGTTGATCTTGATCGCCGCGGTGGTGTGGCGCGAGTAGACGAGCACCATCCCCTCACTGATCCCGGAGCGGGCGAGGATCTCCAACACCTTATCGGTGATATCGATAAACTCAAGAGCCCGCTGTGCAGTCTTTCTGATAATCTCGCGATAGACCTTTACCTGCTTGATCACTGCTTGATGTATCTGAGTATTCATCGTTTCAGGAGATGTTCCTCGTCTCCATTCCCCCCTTTCGCATTTTTTGTCTCGTCTATTTCCCGTAATTTCTGTACCACCTCTTCGATCACGTTGTCCGGGGTCGACGCCCCGGCGGTCACCCCGAACGTCTCCCGGCCAGCGAGCCAGTCCGGCTCGATCTCGTCCGCCGATTCGATGTGATAGGTCGGTACTCCGGTCCCGCGGCAGGTCTCGGCGAGCTTGCGCGTGTTCGCTGAGGATCGGCTTCCGACCACGATCAGGGCGTCGACCTGTTCGGCGAGCTCGCGCCCCGCCTGGTAGCGGCGGCCGGTCTCCGGACAGGTGGTGTCGATGATCCTGATCTCCCCGAGCTTTCCGGTGTAGCGCACGATGAGCTCCTGGGCGAATCGGGCGAACAGCTCCGGCTTCTTCGTCGTTTGGGCGATGATCCCGATCTTCTTCGCCTCCGGCGGGAGCTCGATATCCGGGGTGAGGGTGGCGATCCCCTCCCCCCGCGTCCAGGAGAGGATCCCCTTCACTTCCTGATGGTCAGCCTCCCCGTACACCACGACGAAGTACCCCTCCTCGACGAGTTTTGCTGCCGTCTGCTGCGCGCGGCGGACGATCGTGCAGGTGGTGTCGACGAGCCGCAGCCCGCGGCGGCGGATCTCGGCGTATACCTCCTCCCCCGCTCCGTGGGCGGTGATCGCCACCGTCCCTCCGGGAGGGACCTCGTCGAGCGAGTGCACAAGCTGAGCCCCACTTCTCGCCAGCGCCTCGACGACGTGGGTGTTGTGCACGATCGCCCCCAGGGTGTAGAGGGGTCCGCGATCCCTGAGCTCCGCTTCAATCATCTCCACCGCGCGGCGCACCCCGAAGCAGAACCCGAGAACCTGTGCCTTTATGATCCTCACGCGACCTCCTTCGCGGATGAGGGGAGAGCATGACGCGGTGATCGAGGAAAACGGAAACTCACACTCGCCCCTCCGTCTCCGCATCTCCTCATCCCCGCGCCTCCCCATCCCCGCGTCTTGCCTCGCGGTAGCGACCGAGGGCCATCATCGGGAAGTTGTCCCGGTACAGGTGGTAGTTGATCATGAAATCCGTGGGGAACCCGGTCCCGGTGAAGTACGGCTCGTCCCAACCGCCGTCTTCCTGTTGCGTCTCGATCAGGTACTCCACCCCACGACGGGTCGCTGGATGATCCGCCTCGCCCGCGGCGAGCAGGCCGAGGAGGGCCCACGCGGTCTG contains these protein-coding regions:
- a CDS encoding FAD-dependent oxidoreductase codes for the protein MARVLIIGGGPAGISAACRLAQAGIETVLIERTPRLGGRAASFRYSRMDEEIDYGVHILMRVCTEAIALLDLIGAGDAVRFQPRLHVPMRHPGGRGAVYSTPLPGPLHLLPSLLTYSPLAWGERVRAAGAGAALLVRAPREEETFGEWLARHRQSRRAVARLWTPVAVAALNALPDAVSGRAAWFVLSNGFFRAHGADMGLFTQPLSQVFGSAVRFLEDRGGRVIRGRSAEEILIAGGRATGVRLADGEVIEGDGVILAVSPDRVSSLVPADLRTDPSFAWLSRLRFSPIVNVHLWFDRAVMDEEFVIGVDSPVQAVFDVTRIQGGAGPRHIAISQSAASELMPLRDDEIVSRIVAALGALLPQVKHARLLDSLVVRHPRATFVPAPGTEALRPPSRTPISGLYLAGDYTSTGWPATIEGAVRSGRLAVQALLTDRR
- the hpnC gene encoding squalene synthase HpnC codes for the protein MVAEHIRTLIELPESPPSLAAARDLCLRLTRQHYENFTLISLLVPRRMRVHIAAVYAFCRTVDDIGDEAPGDRIALLDRFEEELQSAYSGTPRHPVIIALKQTIAEFDLPAVPFLKLIEANRIDQRVHRYANFGELLHYCDHSANPVGRLFLMLYGYRDEELFRLSDNTCTALQLTNFWQDIRRDYEMGRIYLPQDEMERFGVSESDIAAASANERVRALVRFQVDRARGYFRDGLPLLDRVSGHLRVDIALFSRGGLAILDKIAAQDYDTLSRRPVLSKGEKMRLFLSTLVSPRYERWIRS
- the ispH gene encoding 4-hydroxy-3-methylbut-2-enyl diphosphate reductase, with the translated sequence MRIIKAQVLGFCFGVRRAVEMIEAELRDRGPLYTLGAIVHNTHVVEALARSGAQLVHSLDEVPPGGTVAITAHGAGEEVYAEIRRRGLRLVDTTCTIVRRAQQTAAKLVEEGYFVVVYGEADHQEVKGILSWTRGEGIATLTPDIELPPEAKKIGIIAQTTKKPELFARFAQELIVRYTGKLGEIRIIDTTCPETGRRYQAGRELAEQVDALIVVGSRSSANTRKLAETCRGTGVPTYHIESADEIEPDWLAGRETFGVTAGASTPDNVIEEVVQKLREIDETKNAKGGNGDEEHLLKR
- a CDS encoding YjbQ family protein, which produces MNTQIHQAVIKQVKVYREIIRKTAQRALEFIDITDKVLEILARSGISEGMVLVYSRHTTAAIKINENEPLLLGDMARFLQRVAPKDGDYKHNDFVVRTANMTEDECPNGHAHCQHLLLGASEIIPLAAGELLLGRWQRIFLIELDRPREREVIVQVQGW
- a CDS encoding squalene/phytoene synthase family protein gives rise to the protein MDPKLAAAYRECTRRTRAAKSNFYYAFLTLPTYKRRSIYAIYAFCREADDIADSSAPLAEKRDKLAALRARLHAVASGNPSPGVDLALADTIARFSIDPQDLAAIIDGVEMDLTVSRYPTFDELSAYCYRVASAVGLAVLPVLAGGPVTDETRARGIDLGIGLQVANIVRDVKEDADRDRIYLPQEDLARFGVTEDEILSGTMSDRMRDLLAFEAGRARDLIKRGFKLIPALPRHARPFPLFLGRVYGAILDRIEARGYDVFSGRVSLTKFEKGSLLARTFVGAFLWRGY